One part of the Vicia villosa cultivar HV-30 ecotype Madison, WI linkage group LG6, Vvil1.0, whole genome shotgun sequence genome encodes these proteins:
- the LOC131610367 gene encoding ACT domain-containing protein ACR9-like, with product KNRELFHTKKRRDDVCEYLMEALGEKCISSELQLAGPEYDGHLQGFSSLPPAYSEELFGPELSDKVWLHPLSQDVTTLKKPSVTVDNTLSPAHTLLQIQCVDQKGLCYDIMRISKDSGIKVAYGRFTSSVNGFQNIDLFVQQKEDGQKIIDPERHKTLCATLKEEMLHPLRVIIVNRGPDRELLVANPVELSGGGRPRVFYDVTLALKALGVFIFSAEVVRHSTQERQWEVYRFLLEESREFPLDSSKARSQIVDKVRRTLMGW from the exons aaaaacagggAATTGTTTCATACGAAAAAGCGGCGAGACGATGTATGTGAATATCTTATGGAAGCTTTAGGAGAGAAATGTATCTCCAGTGAGCTTCAGTTGGCTGGACCTGAATATGATGGACATTTGCAGGGGTTTTCTTCTCTTCCACCAGCTTATTCTGAAGAACTATTTGGTCCTGAGTTATCAGACAAGGTGTGGCTGCATCCTCTCAGTCAAGACGTGACAACACTGAAAAAACCGAGTGTTACTGTGGATAATACGTTGAGCCCGGCTCATACCTTGCTTCAGATACAGTGTGTTGATCAAAAGGGCTTGTGTTATGACATTATGAGGATTTCAAAGGATTCTGGTATTAAG GTTGCTTATGGTAGATTCACTTCAAGTGTGAATGGCTTTCAAAATATTGACTTATTTGTTCAACAAAAAGAAGATGGGCAAAAGATCATAGATCCCGAACGTCATAAAACTCTATGCGCTACCTTAAAAGAAGAGATGCTTCATCCTTTACGGGTAATTATAGTGAACCGTGGTCCTGATAGAGAACTACTGGTTGCCAATCCTGTAGAATTGTCCGGAGGGGGAAGACCTCGTGTTTTCTATGACGTTACATTGGCCTTAAAAGCATTGGGAGTATTCATTTTCTCG GCTGAAGTTGTTAGACATTCGACACAAGAACGCCAGTGGGAAGTCTACAGGTTTTTGTTGGAGGAAAGTCGGGAATTTCCATTGGACAGCAGTAAAGCAAGAAGTCAGATTGTGGACAAAGTTAGAAGAACATTGATGGGTTGGTAA